One Plasmodium sp. gorilla clade G2 genome assembly, chromosome: 12 genomic window carries:
- a CDS encoding tetratricopeptide repeat family protein, putative gives MNSNMKGTHLKSVECPEKCNIKYSNLKQKDNNDNEEKGTTILNKEERNYSKTCLTKNSILKDEQVNNIYNNDKNYNEVISDNKHIYDIHCETNDANLVDNKSNVHDKNNEQNLNNNITDLKLSDDDKETKDDANEKYNKGDYEGALKIWERGLRSINYVLSKRDELNPDRLEVFLKMHTTYCSNIAQGYMKINKYSECVKYSLLAQENDKNNIKIYFRLAKGYFMLGEYDKSIKVLNEGIKINKDPSLINLLKLVLKKKQTHLEKEKHMMKHIFQNLKQKPLINDDNNNKSFFYNISSSLKFIFIFLYAFLMKICNLVFGSIMDKFCKVHKR, from the coding sequence ATGAATAGCAATATGAAAGGTACACATTTGAAAAGTGTAGAATGTCCTGAgaaatgtaatataaaatatagcaatctaaaacaaaaagataataatgataatgaagagAAAGGTACTAccatattaaataaagaagaaagaaaTTATTCTAAAACATGCTTAACAAAAAATAGtatattaaaagatgaacaggttaataatatatataataatgataagaaTTATAATGAGGTTATTTCTGATAATAagcatatatatgatatacatTGTGAAACTAATGATGCTAACCTTGTAGATAACAAATCAAATGTgcatgataaaaataatgaacaaaatttaaataataatataacagaTTTAAAATTATCTGATGATGATAAAGAAACGAAAGATGATgcaaatgaaaaatataataaaggaGATTATGAAGGGGCATTAAAAATATGGGAAAGGGGTTTAAGATCTATCAATTATGTTTTATCTAAAAGAGACGAATTAAATCCTGATAGATTAGAAGTCTTTTTGAAGATGCATACAACATATTGTAGTAATATTGCACAAggttatatgaaaataaataaatattctgaatgtgtaaaatattcattattagcacaagaaaatgataaaaataacataaagatatattttagGTTAGCTAAAGGTTATTTTATGTTAGGTGAATATGATAAATCTATTAAAGTACTAAATGAAGGTATTAAAATTAACAAAGATCCttctttaattaatttattaaaattagttttaaaaaaaaaacaaacacatttggaaaaagaaaaacatatgatgaaacatatttttcaaaatctCAAACAAAAACCtttaataaatgatgataataataacaaatcttttttttataatatctcttcttctttaaaattcatatttatatttctttatgcctttttaatgaaaatatgcAATTTGGTTTTTGGTTCAATAATGGACAAATTTTGTAAAGTGcataaaagataa